A portion of the Limosilactobacillus reuteri genome contains these proteins:
- a CDS encoding adenylate/guanylate cyclase domain-containing protein, which produces MENKMGNSTINFKSFDLSTAEDVIKKILTDTNKFDHLDYMPSLDNALSYTNGAYVKNTAFFIDIRNSSKLIKKEGYERRIIARFYRSYISEIIAVLRSHECCREINIVGDCVSAIFVENKDKSGEYKDRSDVIEALESASMFNPLLGIINNLFSKHYKRRIDIKAGVGIATGEALVIQAGEKGSGINKPIFLGDNVNTAAHLCDKANNENYPYFTLTDQNVKDNCKRYIANPDNQTFADFLATQFPTDEGKYFYGGNFWRIPFNDRLKELQNDCNF; this is translated from the coding sequence ATTCTAACAGATACAAATAAATTTGATCATCTGGATTACATGCCTAGTTTAGATAACGCATTAAGTTACACTAATGGTGCTTACGTCAAAAATACCGCTTTTTTTATTGATATACGAAACTCTTCTAAACTGATTAAAAAAGAGGGATATGAAAGAAGAATAATAGCCAGATTTTATAGATCCTATATTAGCGAAATAATTGCAGTTTTAAGAAGTCATGAGTGTTGTAGGGAAATAAATATTGTTGGTGACTGTGTTTCAGCAATATTTGTTGAAAACAAAGATAAATCAGGTGAATATAAAGACAGATCTGATGTTATAGAAGCTTTAGAATCAGCCTCTATGTTCAATCCTCTATTAGGAATAATAAATAATCTCTTTTCTAAGCACTATAAACGAAGAATTGACATTAAAGCGGGCGTGGGTATTGCTACGGGCGAAGCACTGGTTATACAAGCTGGAGAAAAAGGTAGCGGTATAAATAAGCCTATCTTTCTTGGTGACAACGTAAATACCGCTGCACACCTATGTGATAAAGCCAATAATGAAAATTATCCATATTTTACTTTGACCGATCAAAACGTTAAAGACAATTGTAAAAGGTACATTGCTAATCCTGATAATCAAACATTTGCAGATTTTTTAGCTACACAATTTCCAACTGACGAAGGAAAATACTTCTATGGGGGAAACTTTTGGAGAATTCCATTCAACGATAGACTCAAAGAATTGCAAAATGATTGTAATTTTTAA